The following proteins are co-located in the Triticum aestivum cultivar Chinese Spring chromosome 1A, IWGSC CS RefSeq v2.1, whole genome shotgun sequence genome:
- the LOC123039719 gene encoding uncharacterized protein: MLLPSPLLDDLPHPPLEEERFIAAFKLITRKRNLLIRWYRRWVELADAALHKYAQQTGAHYQLHIIYGIGSVHDEFNMDHSFHISFMAWPKDPSRAREAPVFFFAEALLSGSDFCEEDITLCCIVQPSPSEVDRCHTCLGKFQIDHPGDSESFAGGQYYIVDGISKDLDCPMTSDADYRCFNPVRDIGLVEYLDQDFARYVSSSPWHRRHKEEIDVAILDYCSRIM; encoded by the exons ATGTTGCTGCCTTCCCCACTACTAGATGATTTGCCACACCCTCCTCTTGAAGAAGAGCGGTTCATAGCGGCCTTTAAGCTCATCACCAGAAAGAGGAACCTTCTCATAAGATGGTACAGACGGTGGGTTGAATTAGCAGATGCAGCGTTGCACAAGTATGCCCAGCAAACTGGGGCACATTATCAGCTTCATATCATATATGGCATTGGTTCTGTACATGATGAGTTCAATATGGATCATTCTTTTCATATTAGTTTTATGGCGTGGCCTAAGGATCCTTCCCGTGCTAGAGAAGCTCCTGTGTTTTTCTTTGCTGAAGCACTTCTGTCTGGCTCCGACTTTTGTGAAGAGGACATCACATTGTGCTGTATAGTGCAGCCATCACCAAGTGAAGTTG ATAGATGCCATACATGTCTCGGAAAGTTTCAAATTGACCACCCTGGTGATTCCGAGAGCTTTGCTGGTGGGCAGTACTACATCGTGGATGGAATAAGCAAAGACCTGGATTGCCCCATGACGAGTGATGCTGACTACAGATGTTTCAACCCTGTCAGGGACATTGGTTTAGTGGAGTACTTGGATCAGGATTTTGCCCGTTACGTATCGTCTTCACCTTGGCATCGACGACATAAAGAAGAGATTGATGTAGCTATCTTAGATTATTGCAGCCGGATTATGTGA